In a single window of the Cucurbita pepo subsp. pepo cultivar mu-cu-16 chromosome LG18, ASM280686v2, whole genome shotgun sequence genome:
- the LOC111779943 gene encoding N-acetylglucosaminyl-phosphatidylinositol de-N-acetylase-like isoform X3, which produces MMALLRREISCWSLPIQMMSLCNADGMGTMRREELYKASTVLKVPLNQVKILDHPDLQDGFGKVWDHKLLAEIIEQEISSHGIDLIITFDSYGVSGHCNHRDVHNGVRGFLHNKAPQSFEAWELVSTNILRKYSGPFDIWLSSMFSKEHPSGMMHCLLNERPRQSFLAMAQHASQWVWFRKLFVTFSSYTYVNTLKRIN; this is translated from the exons ATG ATGGCACTCCTCAGAAGAGAAATATCTTGCTGGTCATTGCCCATCCAGATGATGAGTCTAT GTAATGCAGATGGCATGGGAACCATGAGAAGAGAAGAGCTATACAAAGCTTCCACAGTTCTTAAG GTTCCCCTCAATCAAGTGAAGATCCTGGATCATCCAGATTTGCAG GATGGTTTTGGCAAAGTGTGGGATCATAAATTGCTGGCAGAGATTATCGAACAGGAAATATCAAGCCATGGGATTGACTTG ATTATTACTTTTGATAGCTATGGAGTTTCCGGTCACTGTAATCATCGTGATGTGCACAATGGGGTGCG AGGTTTCTTGCACAATAAGGCTCCACAAAGTTTTGAGGCATGGGAACTA GTCAGTACCAATATACTGCGCAAGTATAGTGGTCCATTTGATATCTGGTTATCTAGTATGTTTTCCAAAGAGCACCCAAGTGGAATGATGCATTGCTTGTTAAATGAACGCCCACGGCAAAGCTTCCTCGCAATGGCACAGCACGCAAGCCAATGGGTTTG GTTTAGGAAGCTCTTCGTTACCTTTTCCAGCTATACCTATGTCAACACACTCAAAAGAATTAACTAG
- the LOC111779942 gene encoding UDP-glucose 6-dehydrogenase 1-like, whose amino-acid sequence MVKICCIGAGYVGGPTMAVIASKCPTIEVVVVDISVSKILAWNSDQLPIYEPGLDDVVKQCRGKNLFFSTDVERHVSEADIIFVSVNTPTKTRGLGAGKAADLTYWESAARMIADVSKSDKIVVEKSTVPVKTAEAIEKILIHNSKGIKYQILSNPEFLAEGTAIKDLFNPDRVLIGGRETPDGLKAVQALKSVYAQWVPEERIITTNLWSAELSKLAANAFLAQRISSINAMSALCEATGADVSQVSHAIGTDTRIGPKFLNASVGFGGSCFQKDILNLIYICECNGLNQAASYWKQVIKVNDYQKNRFVNRVVSSMFNTVSGKKIAILGFAFKKDTGDTRETPAISVCQGLLGDKAKLSIYDPQVTEDQVLRDLSMNKFDWDHPIHLQPVSPTAAKEVSFAWDPYEATKDAHAVCILTEWDEFKTLDFQRIFEQMQKPAFVFDGRNVVDVQKLREIGFIVYSIGKPLDPWLKDMPVMA is encoded by the coding sequence ATGGTGAAGATCTGCTGCATTGGAGCTGGGTATGTCGGTGGGCCTACGATGGCAGTGATAGCATCAAAATGCCCCACAATTGAAGTAGTAGTTGTTGACATCTCTGTTTCCAAGATCTTAGCCTGGAATAGTGACCAACTCCCAATATATGAGCCCGGTCTTGATGATGTAGTGAAGCAGTGCAGAGGAAAGAACCTATTTTTCAGCACAGATGTTGAAAGGCACGTCTCAGAGGCTGACATAATCTTTGTTTCAGTCAATACTCCAACAAAAACTCGAGGCCTTGGAGCTGGCAAAGCTGCAGATCTCACATATTGGGAGAGTGCAGCCCGAATGATTGCCGATGTATCAAAATCAGATAAGATTGTTGTTGAAAAATCAACTGTTCCTGTAAAAACAGCAGAAGCAATAGAAAAGATTCTTATCCACAACAGCAAGGGAATCAAATATCAGATTCTCTCAAATCCAGAGTTCCTTGCTGAGGGTACTGCaattaaagatttatttaacCCCGACCGGGTTCTCATAGGAGGGAGAGAAACTCCGGATGGTCTCAAGGCAGTTCAAGCTTTGAAGAGTGTATATGCGCAGTGGGTGCCCGAAGAAAGAATTATCACCACCAATCTGTGGTCTGCAGAGCTATCAAAGTTAGCTGCCAATGCATTTTTGGCTCAAAGGATCTCATCTATCAACGCAATGTCAGCACTCTGTGAGGCTACTGGTGCAGATGTGTCACAGGTATCCCATGCCATTGGAACAGATACTAGAATCGGACCCAAGTTCCTCAATGCAAGTGTTGGTTTTGGTGGATCATGTTTTCAGAAAGACATtctcaatttgatttatatttgTGAATGCAATGGCTTGAATCAAGCTGCTAGCTACTGGAAACAAGTGATCAAGGTCAACGACTACCAAAAGAACCGATTCGTAAACCGGGTTGTCTCTTCAATGTTCAATACAGTTTCAGGCAAAAAGATAGCGATTCTCGGGTTTGCTTTCAAGAAGGATACAGGTGACACAAGGGAAACTCCTGCGATTAGTGTCTGCCAGGGACTTTTGGGGGACAAGGCAAAACTGAGTATATATGACCCACAAGTAACTGAGGATCAGGTTCTAAGGGACTTGTCTATGAACAAGTTTGATTGGGACCATCCAATCCACTTGCAGCCAGTGAGCCCAACTGCGGCAAAGGAAGTCAGTTTCGCTTGGGACCCCTATGAGGCAACTAAAGATGCTCATGCAGTCTGCATTCTTACTGAATGGGATGAATTCAAGACTCTTGATTTCCAAAGGATTTTTGAACAAATGCAGAAACCTGCATTTGTTTTTGATGGCAGAAATGTTGTTGATGTTCAAAAGCTGAGGGAGATTGGATTCATAGTCTATTCCATTGGAAAACCACTGGATCCATGGCTCAAGGATATGCCTGTTATGGCATAG
- the LOC111779943 gene encoding N-acetylglucosaminyl-phosphatidylinositol de-N-acetylase-like isoform X1, producing the protein MLRKFSGKETKKRGSSLMAWLLVITAFVVIWIASLCKIFHASVSSSRSAFLNDGTPQKRNILLVIAHPDDESMFFSPTMNFLTSRGHKLYILCMSIGNADGMGTMRREELYKASTVLKVPLNQVKILDHPDLQDGFGKVWDHKLLAEIIEQEISSHGIDLIITFDSYGVSGHCNHRDVHNGVRGFLHNKAPQSFEAWELVSTNILRKYSGPFDIWLSSMFSKEHPSGMMHCLLNERPRQSFLAMAQHASQWVWFRKLFVTFSSYTYVNTLKRIN; encoded by the exons ATGCTCCGTAAATTTTCCGGGAAGGAGACGAAGAAAAGA GGGAGTTCTTTGATGGCTTGGCTGTTGGTTATTACTGCCTTCGTTGTAATTTGGATTGCTTCGTTATGCAAAATTTTTCATGCATCAGTTTCATCTTCCAGGAGTGCTTTCTTAAATG ATGGCACTCCTCAGAAGAGAAATATCTTGCTGGTCATTGCCCATCCAGATGATGAGTCTAT GTTTTTTTCTCCAACAATGAACTTCCTTACATCAAGGGGccataaactttatattttatgcaTGTCAATTG GTAATGCAGATGGCATGGGAACCATGAGAAGAGAAGAGCTATACAAAGCTTCCACAGTTCTTAAG GTTCCCCTCAATCAAGTGAAGATCCTGGATCATCCAGATTTGCAG GATGGTTTTGGCAAAGTGTGGGATCATAAATTGCTGGCAGAGATTATCGAACAGGAAATATCAAGCCATGGGATTGACTTG ATTATTACTTTTGATAGCTATGGAGTTTCCGGTCACTGTAATCATCGTGATGTGCACAATGGGGTGCG AGGTTTCTTGCACAATAAGGCTCCACAAAGTTTTGAGGCATGGGAACTA GTCAGTACCAATATACTGCGCAAGTATAGTGGTCCATTTGATATCTGGTTATCTAGTATGTTTTCCAAAGAGCACCCAAGTGGAATGATGCATTGCTTGTTAAATGAACGCCCACGGCAAAGCTTCCTCGCAATGGCACAGCACGCAAGCCAATGGGTTTG GTTTAGGAAGCTCTTCGTTACCTTTTCCAGCTATACCTATGTCAACACACTCAAAAGAATTAACTAG
- the LOC111779943 gene encoding N-acetylglucosaminyl-phosphatidylinositol de-N-acetylase-like isoform X4: MFFSPTMNFLTSRGHKLYILCMSIGNADGMGTMRREELYKASTVLKVPLNQVKILDHPDLQDGFGKVWDHKLLAEIIEQEISSHGIDLIITFDSYGVSGHCNHRDVHNGVRGFLHNKAPQSFEAWELVSTNILRKYSGPFDIWLSSMFSKEHPSGMMHCLLNERPRQSFLAMAQHASQWVWFRKLFVTFSSYTYVNTLKRIN; encoded by the exons AT GTTTTTTTCTCCAACAATGAACTTCCTTACATCAAGGGGccataaactttatattttatgcaTGTCAATTG GTAATGCAGATGGCATGGGAACCATGAGAAGAGAAGAGCTATACAAAGCTTCCACAGTTCTTAAG GTTCCCCTCAATCAAGTGAAGATCCTGGATCATCCAGATTTGCAG GATGGTTTTGGCAAAGTGTGGGATCATAAATTGCTGGCAGAGATTATCGAACAGGAAATATCAAGCCATGGGATTGACTTG ATTATTACTTTTGATAGCTATGGAGTTTCCGGTCACTGTAATCATCGTGATGTGCACAATGGGGTGCG AGGTTTCTTGCACAATAAGGCTCCACAAAGTTTTGAGGCATGGGAACTA GTCAGTACCAATATACTGCGCAAGTATAGTGGTCCATTTGATATCTGGTTATCTAGTATGTTTTCCAAAGAGCACCCAAGTGGAATGATGCATTGCTTGTTAAATGAACGCCCACGGCAAAGCTTCCTCGCAATGGCACAGCACGCAAGCCAATGGGTTTG GTTTAGGAAGCTCTTCGTTACCTTTTCCAGCTATACCTATGTCAACACACTCAAAAGAATTAACTAG
- the LOC111779943 gene encoding N-acetylglucosaminyl-phosphatidylinositol de-N-acetylase-like isoform X2: MLRKFSGKETKKRMALLRREISCWSLPIQMMSLCNADGMGTMRREELYKASTVLKVPLNQVKILDHPDLQDGFGKVWDHKLLAEIIEQEISSHGIDLIITFDSYGVSGHCNHRDVHNGVRGFLHNKAPQSFEAWELVSTNILRKYSGPFDIWLSSMFSKEHPSGMMHCLLNERPRQSFLAMAQHASQWVWFRKLFVTFSSYTYVNTLKRIN, encoded by the exons ATGCTCCGTAAATTTTCCGGGAAGGAGACGAAGAAAAGA ATGGCACTCCTCAGAAGAGAAATATCTTGCTGGTCATTGCCCATCCAGATGATGAGTCTAT GTAATGCAGATGGCATGGGAACCATGAGAAGAGAAGAGCTATACAAAGCTTCCACAGTTCTTAAG GTTCCCCTCAATCAAGTGAAGATCCTGGATCATCCAGATTTGCAG GATGGTTTTGGCAAAGTGTGGGATCATAAATTGCTGGCAGAGATTATCGAACAGGAAATATCAAGCCATGGGATTGACTTG ATTATTACTTTTGATAGCTATGGAGTTTCCGGTCACTGTAATCATCGTGATGTGCACAATGGGGTGCG AGGTTTCTTGCACAATAAGGCTCCACAAAGTTTTGAGGCATGGGAACTA GTCAGTACCAATATACTGCGCAAGTATAGTGGTCCATTTGATATCTGGTTATCTAGTATGTTTTCCAAAGAGCACCCAAGTGGAATGATGCATTGCTTGTTAAATGAACGCCCACGGCAAAGCTTCCTCGCAATGGCACAGCACGCAAGCCAATGGGTTTG GTTTAGGAAGCTCTTCGTTACCTTTTCCAGCTATACCTATGTCAACACACTCAAAAGAATTAACTAG